A window of Coprobacter tertius genomic DNA:
ACATCTACTTTTTCAAGCAAAAAAGCATCCTGATTAGCTGTACGTGTCGCAGAATCCATTCCGGCATGATAGGGTAACGCATTTATCCCGTTTACTTTTAAAGTTTCGGCTAATTCCTCCACTTTTTTACGACTAAGACAATATATTATTCCCGATTTTCCAGACTGATTCTTAATATACTTTATAATATCTTTATCTACGTTCTGAGTTTTTGGCCTTACTTCATAATATAAATTGGGTCGGTTAAAGGAAGATTTGAATACTGCCGAATCGATCATACCCAGATTTTTCTGAATATCATGTTGTACTTTCGGCGTCGCCGTTGCTGTAAGGGCTATAAGCGGATGAGAACCTATTTCGTTAATTATGGGACGTATCCTACGATATTCGGGACGGAAATCATGTCCCCATTCCGAAATACAATGGGCTTCGTCCACTGCATAAAATGAGATTTTTACTTGTTTTAAAAATTCTATATTCTCTTCTTTAGTAAGCGACTCGGGAGCCACATACAGTAATTTTGTTTTTCCTGATAAAATATCGGATTTCACCTGATCTATAGCCGCTTTATTCAACGAAGAATTTATAAAATGGGCTACCCCGTCTTCTTCACTAAAATTACGCATCGCATCTACTTGATTTTTCATAAGTGCGATAAGTGGAGAAATAACAACAGCCGTACCATCCAATAACATAGACGGCAACTGATAACACAATGACTTGCCCCCTCCGGTAGGCATCAATACAAATGTATCATTGCCGGCAAGTAGATTTTCGATGATCGCTTTCTGGTTTCCCTTAAAAGTATCGAACCCGAAATATCTTTTTAACTCTTCTGTCAGATTTGTGCTCTTAGCCATTCAATAGTAAATTAAACTTTAATTACGACATATGTTGGAAATCGGATTTATATAAGCATTGAAACAAAATTATAAACAAGTCTTCAAAATAACCAATTTTTACACTATTATTTTAATGTAAAGTCAGCATATTTGTCTTCTTTAGTTTATCCTCTGCATATTTACGGGTAATATTCAGTTCTTTTTCGTCAGAGGATGGCATATCGAACATCGCATCCATCATAATATTCTCAGCAATCGACCGTAATCCTCTGGCTCCTAACTTAAACTCAATCGCTTTTTCGACGATAAAATCAAGGGCACTTTCATCAAACGTCAGTTTTATACCATCCATTTCAAATAGCTTCTCATACTGACGAATAATCGAATTCCGAGGCTCGGTTAGTATCCTACGCAACGACTCTTTATTTAAAGGATTTAAATATGTCAATATAGGTAAACGTCCGATTATCTCGGGGATAAGACCAAAAGCCTTTAAATCTTGTGGGGATACATATTGCAAAAGATTATTTCGATCGATCACAGCCTTATTTTTATCTGCTGCATATCCTACTACTCTCGTATTTAAACGCATAGCGATCTTTTTCTCAATCCCGTCGAATGCGCCGCCGCAAATATAAAGTATATTTTTAGTATTTACTGCAATCATTTTCTGATCGGGGTGCTTACGACCACCCTGAGGCGGTACATTTACAACCGATCCTTCCAGCAACTTCAACAATCCCTGCTGAACTCCTTCTCCGCTTACATCACGGGTTATAGAGGGATTATCACTTTTCCGGGCTATTTTATCTATCTCGTCGATAAATACAATACCACGTTCGGCCGCTTCTACATTATAATCGGCTACCTGTAATAAACGTGTCAATATACTTTCTATATCTTCTCCGACATATCCTGCTTCGGTAAGCACTGTTGCATCTACAATTGTAAAAGGTACATGCAACATACGAGCTATAGTTTTCGCAAGTAATGTTTTACCGGTTCCCGTAGGGCCAACCATTATAATATTTGACTTCTCTATCTCGACTTCATCCTTATCGGATTCCTGATTCTGTAACAAGCGTTTATAATGATTAAAAACCGCAACAGACAGATAACGTTTTGCATCATCTTGTCCGATTACATACTCATCGAGAAATTTTTTTATCTGATGTGGTCGAGGTAAATCCTTTTTGGAAAAACCGAGATCCGTCTTATTATTTTTCTTTTTCCCGAAAGCTTCTTCGGTGATCAGATAAGCCTGTTCGACACATGTATCACAAATATAACCAGTCATACCGGTTATTAACAAATTTACTTCATTTTCCGATCGTCCACAGAAACTACATTTGTGTTCTTGCTTCGCCATTATAATTTATCGTTCTTGCTTCTCTTCTAATTTTCAAGTCTATTTTAAAGGATTATTTTGAGCGTGAAAGTACATCATCGATCATCCCGTATTCTTTTGCTTCTGCGGCAGTCATCCAATAATCACGATCAGAATCTTTTTCTACACGCTCATACGTATTTCCCGAATGATCTGCAATAATCGTATACAATTCTTTTTTCAACTTTTGTATTTCACGAGCAGTAATTTCAATATCCGACGCTTGTCCCTGGGCTCCTCCCATAGGTTGATGTATCATGACGCGGGAATGCCTTAAAGCAAATCGTTTACCTTTAGTACCGGCAACAAGGAGAACTGCAGCCATAGAAGCAGCCATACCGGTACATATCGTAGAAACATCACTGGCAATATACTGCATCGTGTCATAAATTCCAAGTCCGGCATACACACTTCCACCCGGAGAATTGATATATATCGAAATATCTTTTCCGGCATCTGCAGAATCCAAATACAGCAATTGAGCCTGTATTACATTAGCCGTATAATCATCAACTTGTGTACCCAAAAAAATAATACGATCCATCATCAAACGCGAGAAAACATCCATCTGGGCGACATTCAATTGTCTCTCCTCGATTATGGTAGGCGAAATATAACTGCTCGTTATATCCATATATTTATCCAATGCCAGACCATTCATACCTAAATGCTTGGTTGCATAATTCTTAAAATCGTTTATCGCCATTTTCTTTAAATTTTAAATTGTCATTCTTTAATTGTAACAAACAAAGGTATAAATAATTTCAGTAAACATACAAATTTATTTTATTGCATTCGTCACATAAAAGAATATAAAATCAATAATAATACAAAAAAATATACCTGCCGAAATTGTTCTTCACCGGGCATATCATATAATCAAAAGACATAAAAATTCCCATATCTTTTCCAAGATACGGGAATTTTTGCTATCATTTTCGAGTTATTTATTTTCGAACAGTTTATAAAAATCGTCGAGGGCAATCTCTTTTTCATTAAGTTTCACCTTTTCTTTTATAGCCTTCGTAATTTTTTCTTCCGTAGCACGATCTACGATATTACGTACAGCATTTTTATCTTTAAGCATATCAGTCGCATACTTTTCAAGAATATCAGCAGGAACATTAGCCATCCCGTATTGAGCAAACTGTGCTTGAGTAACTTTTTTAGCCATTTCGAGTACATCGGCGTCTTCTACCTTAATATTCAAGTCGCGTACAATCTGTTCTTTTATCAAATGCCACTTAAGATCGGGAAGCATTTTTGGGTATTCTTCTTCAATAGATTCGGGAGTACGATTTTCCCCTGATGCTACCAGCCAACGTTTTAAGAACTCTTCAGGCAATTCCACATTACCTACCTTTTTTTCGATTACTTTACGAGCATCTATACTGAATTTATAATCGCTTTCGGGGCTTAACTGAGCTGCCAGCATTTCTTTAATTTTGGCTATATATTCCTCCTCAGTTTTCACAACATCTTTACCGAAAACGTTATCGAACAGCTCTTGTCCCATCTCAGCAGGTTTAAATCCTAATATTCCAGTAACTTCCATTTCGAAATCACTTTTAACATCAGCCGCCTGTTCTTTAGAGATGTGTAACATAGAAGCCATTTCTACTTCAAGTCCATTACATGTATTCGAAGGGTTAAAAACAACTTTATCCCCGACTTTCACTCCAGCAAATTTAGCCTTTTCATCATCATTCTTAAAATGAGAAGGAGACACGATAGTGCTTTCAACGGCAATACCGTCCTCTTTAACGGTTCCATCTTCAGCAAGTTCGGTAAGTTTACCCCGAATCATGTCGTTATCTCCGGCTGTTTCCACTTCGATTTGAGTACCGAAACGATTTGCCATCGCATCGCACTGCTTCTTTACCATTTCATCATCGATCTTAATATTATAGTAATCGACTTTTACATTTTTATTAAGATCAACTTTAATTTCAGGAGCCAAAGCAATATCAAACGAAAACTCAAAATCCTCTTGTGTATCGAAATCAATATTTTTTTGTTCGGCCGAAGGCAGAGGTTCGCCCAAAATATTCAATTTATTTTCCTTAATATGGTTGTAAAGTTGTTCTGAAACCTCCTTGTTGATTTCTTCTACCAGAACAGATTTACCAAACATCTTTTTTACCATTCCCATGGGTACCATACCTCGACGAAAACCCGGGATATTAGCCTTCTGACGATAAGTACGCAGAGCTTTATCTACTTTCTCCTGATAATCGGCTTTTGTAATCTCTATTTTGATTACAGCATTTACATTGTCAATGTTTTGTTGCGAAACGTTCATTCTTACGAATTTATTTAATTTAAAATTATTATGCATTCAATGACGGCACAAGAAATCACCGCCTATCTCAACTTATTTTTTTAACAAAATACAATTGGCAGCGCAAAAGTAATTGTAATCTTTCGATAATCAAACAGGTTTTACGATTTTGTTTTAAATTTAAAGCATAAAATACCGTTTTTCAAGCCTGCCACATACCTTAAATAAAAAAAATTTATCATTCGCTTGTACATCCAAATTTTATATTTTTCTTTGTAATCGAATGAGAGTAGGTTTGCTCTGAATGTTGAATGCTTCATACATTTAATTTAATGTATGTTTTATAAAACCTTATTTCAAACCCGCCTATTCAACATTTTATTTATCAACTTATTTTTTATTATGAACATTTACATTGGAAATCTTAACTACCGTGTTAAGGAAGCAGACTTGCAACAAGTAATGGAAGAGTATGGTCCTGTTGAATCTGTTAAGATCATTAAAGACCGTGAAACCGGTAAATCAAAAGGATTCGCCTTTATCGAAATGGCAAATGAAGCTCAGGCTAAACAAGCCATTGAAGAACTAAATGGAGCCGAATATGAAGGCCGTACAATGATCGTAAAAGAAGCACGTCCGAAAGCCTGATTTCAGATTATTATTGCTAATTGTTCTCCGCATGCAAGTCTAACAACATATTAATTTTTTCGACTTACAACGACTACTATAAAAAAGACCTTTCCTCCTTCGGAAAGGTCTTTTTGTTTTTCTATGACGGAATATTCCTCTTAACAATGAGGATAATTTATTAATCAGTAAAAGCACTCAACATCCAAACCAACTTTTCCTGTTCGGCCAAAAAATCGCTCATCATCGATACAGTTACTTCATCTCTTGCATCTGAAGCTACAGAAAGCAATTTTCTTTCTTCTTCTATAAAATGCCCATAAGTTTCAAGAATATTTTTCAAGGCTTCATCTGCATCCGAGACATAAGCGGTTTCTTTTATACGAGATACTTTCAGATAACTACTAAAATTATGTTCTGGTACTCCGCCAAGCATCAATATTCTTTCAGCAATTTCATCCACTTTTTCAGCAGCATCATTATACAATTCTTCAAATTTACTGTGCAAAGCAAAAAATAGCTGACCTTTGATATTCCAATGAAATCCTCTCAAATTTGTATAATATACCTGAAAATCGGCCAAAAGCTGTTGCAAACCATTTACAATAGTCTCTGTTTTTTGAACATCCAAATGGATATAATTTGTTGTCTTCATAATTTATAAATTTTATTTGTTTGTTTTTGTTGATACAAAGATATCGAGTCGAATTGATAGAAACAAACTGATAATTTCTATCTTTGCATAGATAAAATCTATCAAAGAAAATATTATGAATTTTCAACAGCTCGAATATATACTGGCCGTTTCTACATTACGCCACTTCGCAAAAGCGGCAGAATATTGCCATGTTACACAACCTACCCTGAGTATGATGATACAAAAACTCGAGGAAGAATTAGATATTAAGATATTCGATCGCAATGCACATCCTATACGCCCAACACCTGCCGGTGAACGGATAATAGAACAAGCTCGTAAAGTATTATATCAGGCATCGCTAATAAATGATATTGCAAAAGAAGAAAAAAAATCTTTATCGGGTATTTTTCGTATTTCTGTTTTACCTACTGTTGCACCATATTTACTTCCTCGTTTTTTTCCACAATTGCTAAAACAATATCCCGATCTCGACATACGGATATCTGAAATGAAAACAAATGACTGTATCGAATCTCTTCTATCCACTAAAGCAGATGCAGCAATTATCGCAAATTCGATAAATCACAAAGAATTAAAAGAAGAAGTTCTATATTATGAAGAATTTTTCGGTTATGTATCGTCACAGGAAACAGCTTTCAAAAATGATATCATCCGCTCGTCTGATATCAACGGAGAACGACTTTGGTTACTCGACGAAGGACATTGTTTCAGAGATCAGTTAATACGTTTTTGCCAAATGGAAAGTGTAAAGGTTCATCAACAAGCATATCGATTAGGAAGCCTCGAAACTTTTATGCGGATGGTTGAAAGTGGAAACGGTGTTACTTTTATTCCCGAATTGGCAATTTACCAACTTAACGAAACGCAAAAAAAACTCGTAAGACCTTTTGCTATTCCACGGCCGACACGTCAAATTTCAATGATTTCACGAACTGATTTTGTACGCTCGGGAATTCTTTCGTTACTCATCGATCATATTAAATCGGTAATACCTCAATCGATGTTGCAGCATAAAAAAACACAAATTCTTCTTTAAGAAAGAAGAAAAAAATGTAAAAACAAAACTCATTTTATTGATAAATATCTTTTTGTCAAAATAATGACAATTATATAAAGCAAAATGACAATTATCTAATACAAAATAGTATATTTGAAGTTGTAAAAATACATGACATTTTATATAATATAAAATAGTTAGATTGCGCTAAACTTAATCAAAGATGAAAAAAATTGGAAAGATATCCACATATTTCTCTTTTTTCGGAAAAAATAAACTATCATCTGAAACCTTACAACTTTTAAAATCTTTACAGGGAAATTCTGTCGATATCATATGTATACACAACAATAAATTCAAAATACTATATCTCTTCGATAATCCCGTAAATTCATTTTTATCTACAGCAAAAAATAAATATATTACTGATATCATACCCGATACGACAGCATACGAAAAATATAGAAAAAATGCTGAAAGTGTATTAAAAGACGGTATTTCAAGGGAATTTGAACTATGTTTTACATATAACCGTTCGATTCGAAATTTCAAAATAAAATGTATATTTCTTGAAAACAAAATTATCTCTTTTTTACAAATCGTTACTCCCAATTTATTTCCTGAGACAAATACAGGTGCAAAGGAAATACATCCTTTTTTCGAAAACATACTTGAAAATCTGGCAATCCCCATTTCCATTAAAAATATGGATACGGAAAAATATATATTCTGGAGTAGAAAATCGAATATTTTCGGATTTCCGGCATCTGTAATGATTGGAAAAACAGAAGACGTTTTTTTCGAAAAAGAGCAAGCTTCAAAATTACAAGAATTCGATAGAAAACTAGCCCGGGAAAACGGTTCGTATCAAGGCGTAGAAACTTTTAATCTGAAAAGCGATAATAAAAATCACACTTTAATAATCAATAAAAATATATTCTCTTCAGGTAATACAAAATGGCTGCTGTGCAGCTCTATAGACATATCCGATATCAAAGAACAGCAAAGCGAAATCGATTCGGTAACCCAAAAGCTTACCATGGCATTAAATATTTCGAAACTCATTCTTTGGTCTTACGACATAGAAAAAGAAAAAGTTACCTACGAATCATACCCGTTTTCAAAAGATAAAGACGTCTTTATACAGCTTGATAATATAAAGACAAAAGATGAATTTTATAGTTCCATACATCCCCAGGATCGCCCTGTAGTAAAAAAAATGCTTGATAAATTATCATCGGGAGAATTAAATAATATACAACAAGTTTTTAGATCCGATATCGAAAAATCAAATAATTATATCTGGCTTGAAATGCAGGCATCTGTCGAAAAACGAGATTCTGATAACTCTCCTTTACGATTAATCGGCACAATGACTTCCATCGACAGGTATAAACAACTCGAATATGCCCAGCGTCAAGCAAAAGAAGAGTTAGAAATCACAAACTCTATACTATC
This region includes:
- the clpP gene encoding ATP-dependent Clp endopeptidase proteolytic subunit ClpP — protein: MNDFKNYATKHLGMNGLALDKYMDITSSYISPTIIEERQLNVAQMDVFSRLMMDRIIFLGTQVDDYTANVIQAQLLYLDSADAGKDISIYINSPGGSVYAGLGIYDTMQYIASDVSTICTGMAASMAAVLLVAGTKGKRFALRHSRVMIHQPMGGAQGQASDIEITAREIQKLKKELYTIIADHSGNTYERVEKDSDRDYWMTAAEAKEYGMIDDVLSRSK
- a CDS encoding Dps family protein, with the protein product MKTTNYIHLDVQKTETIVNGLQQLLADFQVYYTNLRGFHWNIKGQLFFALHSKFEELYNDAAEKVDEIAERILMLGGVPEHNFSSYLKVSRIKETAYVSDADEALKNILETYGHFIEEERKLLSVASDARDEVTVSMMSDFLAEQEKLVWMLSAFTD
- the clpX gene encoding ATP-dependent Clp protease ATP-binding subunit ClpX encodes the protein MAKQEHKCSFCGRSENEVNLLITGMTGYICDTCVEQAYLITEEAFGKKKNNKTDLGFSKKDLPRPHQIKKFLDEYVIGQDDAKRYLSVAVFNHYKRLLQNQESDKDEVEIEKSNIIMVGPTGTGKTLLAKTIARMLHVPFTIVDATVLTEAGYVGEDIESILTRLLQVADYNVEAAERGIVFIDEIDKIARKSDNPSITRDVSGEGVQQGLLKLLEGSVVNVPPQGGRKHPDQKMIAVNTKNILYICGGAFDGIEKKIAMRLNTRVVGYAADKNKAVIDRNNLLQYVSPQDLKAFGLIPEIIGRLPILTYLNPLNKESLRRILTEPRNSIIRQYEKLFEMDGIKLTFDESALDFIVEKAIEFKLGARGLRSIAENIMMDAMFDMPSSDEKELNITRKYAEDKLKKTNMLTLH
- the tig gene encoding trigger factor, which translates into the protein MNVSQQNIDNVNAVIKIEITKADYQEKVDKALRTYRQKANIPGFRRGMVPMGMVKKMFGKSVLVEEINKEVSEQLYNHIKENKLNILGEPLPSAEQKNIDFDTQEDFEFSFDIALAPEIKVDLNKNVKVDYYNIKIDDEMVKKQCDAMANRFGTQIEVETAGDNDMIRGKLTELAEDGTVKEDGIAVESTIVSPSHFKNDDEKAKFAGVKVGDKVVFNPSNTCNGLEVEMASMLHISKEQAADVKSDFEMEVTGILGFKPAEMGQELFDNVFGKDVVKTEEEYIAKIKEMLAAQLSPESDYKFSIDARKVIEKKVGNVELPEEFLKRWLVASGENRTPESIEEEYPKMLPDLKWHLIKEQIVRDLNIKVEDADVLEMAKKVTQAQFAQYGMANVPADILEKYATDMLKDKNAVRNIVDRATEEKITKAIKEKVKLNEKEIALDDFYKLFENK
- a CDS encoding RNA recognition motif domain-containing protein, whose amino-acid sequence is MNIYIGNLNYRVKEADLQQVMEEYGPVESVKIIKDRETGKSKGFAFIEMANEAQAKQAIEELNGAEYEGRTMIVKEARPKA
- a CDS encoding hydrogen peroxide-inducible genes activator, with product MNFQQLEYILAVSTLRHFAKAAEYCHVTQPTLSMMIQKLEEELDIKIFDRNAHPIRPTPAGERIIEQARKVLYQASLINDIAKEEKKSLSGIFRISVLPTVAPYLLPRFFPQLLKQYPDLDIRISEMKTNDCIESLLSTKADAAIIANSINHKELKEEVLYYEEFFGYVSSQETAFKNDIIRSSDINGERLWLLDEGHCFRDQLIRFCQMESVKVHQQAYRLGSLETFMRMVESGNGVTFIPELAIYQLNETQKKLVRPFAIPRPTRQISMISRTDFVRSGILSLLIDHIKSVIPQSMLQHKKTQILL